Genomic segment of Synechococcales cyanobacterium T60_A2020_003:
CTGAGCCGTAATACAGCGAGCAAAGTCCACGGCCATCTGGTATTCCGGGTTGGAGGCCGAAATTCGGGCGGAACCGAAAATGGTCACTTTACGGACATGGCGATAGGGATAAAACACCCGAAAGGCTCGCTCCATATCCTGTAGAGCCGCACTCAGGATTTTCCAATCCAGGCGATCGGCTTCGACTTCTGCCATACCAACCAACACGGAGAGCGCCCGCTGGATCAGCTCACTGTGGGGCATCCCTGGCAATTGATCCAGTAAATGGTTAACCTCATTACGCAGAGCCGCTAGATTAGAAGAAGAGGTTGATGGAACCATAGTGATCTCAGAAGGAGTGGCATTCTATTTTAGCGAGATTTTAGGCTCCCTGTAAGTTACGGGGCGATCGCCCCACGTTCTACACGCACTAAAAAAGCCTTGATAAAACTTACCAAAGCTTTTCATGCTATAGCTAGAAACTTCAGGGCGAGGAGGATTTACCTCCTCTCAATCTGCGGTCACCATGAAACAAAATGTTGGAAGATCTAATGCTTCATACACCATGCCTAGAGATACTTTTCCAGCGTATTGGCGAGAGTCATCTTTGGCAC
This window contains:
- a CDS encoding cytochrome D ubiquinol oxidase subunit II, translated to MVPSTSSSNLAALRNEVNHLLDQLPGMPHSELIQRALSVLVGMAEVEADRLDWKILSAALQDMERAFRVFYPYRHVRKVTIFGSARISASNPEYQMAVDFARCITAQGFMVMTGAGGGIMEAGNEGAGAEKSFGLNIQLPFEQGANPHIMGDPKLIEFK